A single genomic interval of Cystobacter ferrugineus harbors:
- a CDS encoding DegT/DnrJ/EryC1/StrS family aminotransferase → MEAVKTDKLFVPALPTLWPSMLTGRRAPSHFMPFGARNVRYFYFARNAIWTTVKMLGLDAGEVLMPAYHHGVEVEAVVDAGATPRFYRVGSRWDVDLEDVEKRIGPKTKALYLVHYAGFPGPVEEMRRIADKHGLPLIEDCALSLLSADGSVPLGTTGDIGIFCLYKTLPMPHGGALTVNGSRQYSLPEPPLPPTSSTFSHTVSSLLQNLELRGGAFGRSVRGMVRGLGKGAVKAAEIERVATGTQHFDRRHVDLGMSPFAHRIAQAQDLEAVVERRRRNYFFLLGRLRDVSAPLFNQLSPGVCPLFYPLVVDNKEQVLERLRARGIEAIDFWKYFHPACDASAFPEVAKLRRSIVEVPCHQDLTPEVMAEVANVVRDALVPERPERKNVG, encoded by the coding sequence ATGGAAGCGGTGAAGACCGACAAGCTGTTCGTTCCCGCCCTGCCCACGCTGTGGCCGAGCATGTTGACGGGGCGCAGGGCCCCGAGCCACTTCATGCCCTTTGGCGCGCGCAACGTGCGCTACTTCTACTTCGCCCGCAACGCCATCTGGACGACGGTGAAGATGCTGGGGCTGGACGCGGGCGAGGTGCTCATGCCCGCCTACCACCACGGCGTGGAGGTGGAGGCGGTGGTGGACGCCGGCGCCACGCCGCGCTTCTACCGGGTGGGCAGCCGCTGGGACGTGGACCTGGAGGACGTGGAGAAGCGCATCGGCCCGAAGACGAAGGCGCTCTACCTCGTCCACTACGCGGGTTTTCCCGGCCCCGTCGAGGAGATGCGCCGCATCGCCGACAAGCACGGCCTGCCGCTCATCGAGGACTGCGCCCTGTCGCTCCTGAGCGCGGACGGCTCGGTGCCGCTCGGCACCACGGGCGACATCGGCATCTTCTGCCTCTACAAGACGCTGCCCATGCCGCACGGCGGGGCGCTCACCGTCAACGGCTCCCGGCAGTACAGCCTGCCCGAGCCGCCCCTGCCACCCACCTCGTCCACCTTCAGCCACACCGTGTCCTCGCTCCTGCAGAACCTGGAGCTGCGCGGCGGGGCGTTCGGACGGAGCGTGCGCGGCATGGTGCGCGGGCTCGGCAAGGGCGCGGTGAAGGCCGCGGAGATCGAGCGCGTGGCCACCGGCACCCAGCACTTCGACCGGCGGCACGTGGACCTGGGCATGAGCCCCTTCGCCCACCGCATCGCCCAGGCGCAGGACCTGGAGGCCGTGGTGGAGCGGCGGCGGCGCAACTACTTCTTCCTGCTCGGCCGGCTGCGCGACGTGTCCGCGCCGCTCTTCAACCAGCTCTCCCCGGGCGTCTGCCCCCTGTTCTACCCGCTGGTGGTGGACAACAAGGAGCAGGTGCTCGAGCGGCTGCGCGCGCGGGGCATCGAGGCCATCGACTTCTGGAAGTACTTCCACCCCGCGTGTGACGCGTCCGCCTTCCCCGAGGTGGCGAAGCTGCGGCGCTCCATCGTCGAGGTGCCCTGCCACCAGGATCTCACGCCCGAGGTCATGGCGGAGGTGGCCAACGTGGTGCGGGACGCGCTGGTGCCGGAGCGCCCCGAGCGAAAGAACGTGGGCTGA
- a CDS encoding polysaccharide biosynthesis/export family protein, translating to MGMMGAKSWAVMGMLLLSSGCAHQANRPVDNSDQPYRIGREDVLDVAVWRDGDLSRTLPVRPDGFISLPMVGEVRAEGRTPVELSEQIRESLKPYVQDPRVTVIVREVNSTRVFITGEVAHPGAYPLRGRVSVLQAIALAGGFTDFADRDGIVVLRRQGAEGEPIPVSYSDLVEDAKNNEPLSLRPGDTIVVP from the coding sequence ATGGGAATGATGGGCGCGAAGTCGTGGGCGGTGATGGGGATGCTCCTCCTGTCGTCGGGGTGCGCTCACCAGGCCAACCGGCCGGTGGACAACTCGGACCAGCCGTACCGCATCGGCCGGGAGGATGTGTTGGATGTGGCGGTGTGGCGGGATGGGGACCTGTCGCGCACGCTGCCGGTGAGGCCGGATGGTTTCATCTCCCTGCCCATGGTGGGTGAGGTGAGGGCCGAGGGTCGCACGCCCGTCGAGCTGTCGGAGCAGATCCGCGAGTCGCTCAAGCCCTACGTGCAGGATCCGCGCGTGACGGTGATCGTCCGCGAGGTCAACAGCACCCGCGTCTTCATCACCGGTGAGGTGGCGCATCCGGGGGCCTATCCCCTGCGCGGCCGGGTGTCGGTGCTCCAGGCGATTGCCCTGGCCGGCGGCTTCACGGACTTCGCGGATCGCGACGGCATCGTGGTGCTGCGCCGCCAGGGCGCCGAGGGCGAGCCCATTCCGGTGAGCTACAGCGACCTGGTGGAGGACGCGAAGAACAACGAGCCGCTGTCCCTGCGCCCGGGCGACACCATCGTCGTGCCGTAG
- a CDS encoding CpsD/CapB family tyrosine-protein kinase, with product MEKTMERAGNFLPRVDESAGSPNAVDNRVVSLTAPASIAAEQYRSLYYRLERMRELRPLKVVGVTSAMPGEGKTVTTVNLALAAARANPDRRILLIDADLRRGQVAQVLGIRGRPGLAELLAGECEVRELVRRFHATRMAVITAGGTPEEPTQALASARMKQFLKLVRDHFDEVYVDLPPTLPFADASILGHQTDGLLMVVRAHHSQARTVTQAMEQLGGAPVLGCVLNGAEMSAAPYLKEYSSKK from the coding sequence ATGGAAAAGACCATGGAACGGGCGGGGAACTTCCTTCCCCGGGTGGATGAGTCCGCGGGTTCGCCGAACGCGGTGGACAATCGGGTGGTGTCGCTCACGGCGCCCGCCTCGATCGCGGCCGAGCAGTACCGCAGTCTTTATTACAGGCTGGAGCGCATGCGCGAGCTGCGCCCCCTGAAGGTGGTGGGTGTCACCTCGGCCATGCCTGGCGAGGGCAAGACGGTGACGACGGTGAACCTCGCCCTGGCCGCCGCTCGGGCCAACCCCGACCGCCGCATCCTGCTCATCGACGCGGACCTGCGCCGGGGCCAGGTGGCCCAGGTGCTCGGCATCCGGGGCCGTCCCGGGCTCGCCGAGCTGCTCGCCGGCGAGTGCGAGGTGCGCGAGCTGGTGCGCCGCTTCCATGCCACGCGCATGGCGGTCATCACCGCGGGGGGCACGCCCGAGGAGCCCACCCAGGCGCTGGCGAGCGCCCGGATGAAGCAGTTCCTCAAGCTGGTGCGCGACCACTTCGATGAAGTCTACGTGGACCTGCCGCCGACGCTGCCCTTCGCGGACGCGTCCATTCTCGGGCACCAGACGGATGGCTTGCTCATGGTGGTGCGCGCCCACCACTCCCAGGCCAGGACGGTCACCCAGGCCATGGAGCAGCTCGGTGGGGCGCCGGTGCTGGGCTGCGTGCTCAACGGCGCGGAGATGAGCGCGGCGCCGTACTTGAAGGAGTACTCCAGCAAGAAGTAG
- a CDS encoding NUDIX hydrolase codes for MSDGRAWEGNVKARVYERVGERGYDSLTAFAEARPTASLMALADELGPDDIVAVQVFSGLVAEAEQSRRVTRLVRGQLVRELSQRLPNGWPAVLDDANRLKVAVALARWSTYTPATHEERVKKTGDALLATPPPPGWRPLGPDDELLCTLLPDEDV; via the coding sequence AAGCGCGCGTGTACGAGCGGGTCGGCGAGCGCGGCTATGACTCGCTCACCGCCTTCGCCGAGGCGCGCCCCACCGCTTCGCTGATGGCACTGGCGGATGAGCTTGGCCCTGATGACATCGTGGCAGTGCAGGTGTTCAGCGGGTTGGTTGCCGAGGCTGAGCAAAGCCGCAGGGTCACGCGTTTGGTGCGCGGGCAGCTCGTGCGCGAACTGTCTCAGCGTCTCCCGAACGGTTGGCCGGCCGTGCTTGACGACGCGAACCGCCTCAAGGTTGCCGTGGCGCTCGCTCGTTGGAGTACCTACACGCCAGCAACTCATGAGGAGCGCGTAAAGAAAACCGGCGACGCGCTCCTCGCCACACCACCGCCCCCCGGCTGGCGTCCCCTCGGGCCCGACGACGAGTTGCTGTGCACGCTCCTACCCGACGAGGACGTCTGA
- a CDS encoding gluconeogenesis factor YvcK family protein: MIESDSVLDETWSTQTDAAQQAGEQNELRRGLELRPTRIVAMGGGTGLPMVLKGLARRATPKPGEPGLDLTAVVAMSDDGGSSGRLRRTRGALPPGDVRNCLVALAEGKGPLSEVFQYRFAGKKGLAGHAVGNLLISALAELKGDFMEAVRVSGTLLGAKGRVLPSTLAPVHLVAQMEDSTEVVGESNICRARGRIRKVQLSPSAPAPVDGLLESIRTADMIVIGPGSLYSSVMPNLLVDGVAQALRETRALKVMVANLMTQPGETDGMDCLDHVRAVIDHVGPVLDAVLVNAATPCEEAVRRYARKGSTPVRVDRRALIDAGVIPVEADLLKEGSRIRHDGRKVTRCLLKMARSGI; encoded by the coding sequence ATGATCGAGTCGGATTCGGTTCTCGACGAGACGTGGAGCACGCAGACGGACGCGGCGCAGCAGGCGGGTGAGCAGAACGAGCTGCGGCGGGGGCTCGAGCTGCGGCCCACGCGCATCGTGGCCATGGGGGGTGGAACGGGACTGCCCATGGTGCTCAAGGGCCTGGCCCGACGCGCGACGCCGAAGCCGGGCGAGCCCGGGTTGGATCTCACCGCGGTGGTGGCCATGAGCGACGACGGGGGCAGCTCCGGACGCCTGCGCCGCACGCGCGGCGCGCTGCCTCCCGGGGACGTGCGCAACTGCCTCGTGGCGCTCGCCGAGGGCAAGGGCCCGCTGAGCGAGGTGTTCCAGTACCGCTTCGCCGGCAAGAAGGGGCTCGCGGGCCACGCGGTGGGCAACCTGCTCATCTCCGCGCTCGCCGAGCTCAAGGGCGACTTCATGGAGGCGGTGCGCGTGTCCGGCACGCTCCTGGGCGCCAAGGGACGCGTGCTGCCGAGCACCCTGGCCCCCGTGCACCTGGTGGCTCAGATGGAGGACTCCACCGAGGTGGTGGGGGAGAGCAACATCTGCCGCGCCCGGGGCCGCATCCGCAAGGTGCAGCTCAGCCCCAGCGCCCCGGCGCCGGTGGACGGGCTGCTCGAGTCCATCCGCACCGCGGACATGATCGTCATCGGGCCGGGCTCGCTGTACTCCAGCGTCATGCCCAACCTGCTGGTGGACGGGGTGGCCCAGGCCCTGCGCGAGACGCGCGCGCTCAAGGTCATGGTGGCCAACCTCATGACCCAGCCGGGCGAGACGGACGGCATGGACTGCCTGGACCACGTGCGAGCCGTCATCGACCATGTGGGGCCGGTGCTCGACGCGGTGCTCGTCAACGCCGCCACCCCCTGCGAGGAGGCCGTGCGCCGCTATGCCCGCAAGGGCTCCACGCCCGTCCGGGTGGATCGCCGCGCCCTCATCGACGCCGGCGTCATCCCCGTGGAGGCGGACCTGCTCAAGGAAGGCTCGCGCATCCGGCATGACGGCCGCAAGGTGACGCGCTGCCTGCTGAAGATGGCCCGCTCGGGAATCTGA
- a CDS encoding GumC family protein has protein sequence MERGMTADQVLKALWRRKVLVGAIVLAVFAVGAAIVLVQPNVYEATSVVRVQPQRPGEEMVQRTVSELAEQRLLTVRQELMSRPVLQKAIEEMNLYPDIVSEKGLEAAIVRMRKDITVRVEGETAFELVYSSTDPNVAAQVANRLPQLFAEETLKSRQTQAARATKLFEDEIAALSATVTGWEKKIAQFKVAHIGELPEQLEMNMRGLERVGALLQTKSEELRVAEARRSDLARARNAADSEAGRLEAAESSLTRDLVSARTSWTADHPEVKRLDQELSTMTARRKEAEGRQWAERQERTRVTSLIAAIQKEIEELHQQAKSYQERLDRTPKWAHELGVLQRDYEIARTKYQSVVSRRVEAELAQELELRGAEDLFHVVSPASVPAIAARPDRVSGLLIALLVALGLGLLTGVVLEMRDDSIRDTQELRDRLPLPVLAVVPNMQGKVEKRVLMPATGGRNVVPPNSTDSTLN, from the coding sequence ATGGAGCGTGGGATGACGGCTGACCAGGTGCTGAAGGCACTGTGGCGCCGCAAGGTGTTGGTCGGGGCCATTGTGTTGGCGGTTTTCGCGGTGGGCGCCGCGATCGTGCTGGTGCAGCCCAATGTGTACGAGGCGACGTCGGTGGTGCGTGTGCAGCCGCAGCGCCCCGGTGAGGAGATGGTGCAGCGCACCGTGAGCGAGCTCGCCGAGCAGCGCCTGCTCACCGTGCGCCAGGAGCTGATGTCGCGGCCGGTGCTGCAGAAGGCCATCGAGGAGATGAACCTCTATCCGGACATCGTGTCGGAGAAGGGCCTGGAGGCGGCCATCGTCCGCATGCGCAAGGACATCACCGTGCGCGTGGAAGGGGAGACGGCCTTCGAGCTGGTCTACTCCAGCACGGATCCGAACGTGGCGGCCCAGGTGGCCAACCGCCTGCCGCAGCTCTTCGCCGAGGAGACGCTCAAGTCGCGTCAGACCCAGGCCGCGCGCGCCACCAAGCTCTTCGAGGATGAGATCGCCGCCCTGTCGGCCACGGTGACGGGCTGGGAGAAGAAGATCGCCCAGTTCAAGGTGGCCCACATCGGTGAGCTGCCCGAGCAACTGGAGATGAACATGCGCGGTCTGGAGCGCGTGGGCGCCCTCCTGCAGACCAAGTCCGAGGAGCTGCGTGTCGCCGAGGCCCGCCGCTCCGACCTGGCCCGGGCTCGCAACGCCGCGGACAGCGAGGCGGGCCGGCTCGAGGCCGCCGAGAGCAGCCTCACGCGTGATCTGGTGTCCGCCCGCACGTCCTGGACGGCGGATCACCCCGAGGTGAAGCGTCTGGACCAGGAGCTCTCCACCATGACGGCCAGGCGCAAGGAGGCCGAGGGCCGCCAGTGGGCCGAGCGCCAGGAGCGCACCCGGGTGACGAGCCTCATCGCCGCCATCCAGAAGGAGATCGAGGAGCTGCACCAGCAGGCGAAGTCCTACCAGGAGCGGTTGGATCGCACCCCGAAGTGGGCCCATGAGCTGGGGGTGCTGCAGCGCGACTACGAGATTGCCCGCACGAAGTACCAGAGCGTGGTGTCGCGCCGGGTGGAGGCCGAGCTGGCGCAGGAGCTGGAGCTGCGCGGTGCCGAGGACCTCTTCCACGTCGTCTCCCCGGCCTCCGTGCCGGCCATCGCCGCCAGGCCCGACCGGGTGAGCGGCCTGCTCATCGCCCTGCTGGTGGCGCTGGGTCTGGGACTCCTCACCGGCGTGGTGCTCGAGATGCGCGACGACAGCATCCGCGACACCCAGGAGCTGCGTGACCGGCTGCCCCTGCCTGTCCTGGCGGTGGTCCCGAACATGCAAGGGAAGGTGGAGAAGCGGGTGCTGATGCCCGCGACCGGAGGCCGCAACGTGGTGCCTCCCAACTCGACGGACTCGACACTCAACTAG
- a CDS encoding sugar transferase: MLRVFHHYFSARKLTLFLIEGAAIALACVLGAMACARMLAPEDGGLALARSMTGLMLLGVTFVPTFQFSLYLMDLYDLRVAAEDRGRGARLLKAAGVTTAVVGLVMLVVPAVLPIHLPPGALLGGAVGALVGTGLVRYSLRAVVGGPSRVLIVGDGLKARALATAIEQGGEDSFQVVAMVDPRRPRVGTQALEPVNVTAERLKADFVVQAADDMRGANWMDALLRCRLDGRRVYEAAGFCERVLRRIPVTHLRTSDFAFADELTVTGARRAAKRVFDILVASTLLLCAAPFLLIVMAAIKLDSKGPIFYRQERTGLNGKSYWLWKFRSMRTDAEKNGAVWARTNDDRVTRVGRFIRKTRIDEIPQVFNILTGDMSFVGPRPERPVFIEQLKQQIPFYSLREAVKPGLTGWAQIRYPYGASVEDARNKLEFDLYYVKNGSLFLDMSIIFHTVRHVLLARGAR, from the coding sequence GTGCTTCGGGTATTCCATCACTACTTTTCAGCCAGGAAGCTGACCCTGTTCCTCATCGAGGGAGCCGCGATCGCCCTGGCCTGTGTTCTCGGCGCGATGGCGTGCGCGCGGATGCTGGCACCGGAGGACGGCGGACTCGCGCTGGCCCGGTCCATGACGGGATTGATGCTCCTGGGGGTGACGTTCGTCCCCACGTTCCAGTTCTCGCTCTACCTCATGGATTTGTATGACTTGAGGGTGGCGGCGGAGGACCGCGGCCGGGGCGCCCGGCTGCTCAAGGCGGCCGGGGTGACCACGGCCGTCGTCGGGCTGGTGATGCTGGTGGTGCCGGCGGTGCTGCCCATTCATCTGCCTCCCGGGGCGCTGCTGGGCGGGGCGGTGGGCGCGCTGGTGGGCACGGGCCTGGTGCGCTACTCGCTGCGCGCCGTGGTGGGCGGGCCCAGCCGGGTGCTCATCGTGGGCGACGGCCTCAAGGCGCGCGCGCTCGCCACCGCCATCGAGCAGGGCGGCGAGGACAGCTTCCAGGTGGTGGCCATGGTGGACCCGCGCCGGCCGCGCGTGGGCACCCAGGCGCTCGAGCCCGTCAACGTCACGGCCGAGCGGCTCAAGGCGGACTTCGTGGTGCAGGCCGCGGACGACATGCGCGGGGCCAACTGGATGGACGCGCTCCTGCGCTGCCGTCTGGACGGGCGCCGGGTGTACGAGGCCGCCGGCTTCTGCGAGCGCGTGCTGCGCCGGATTCCGGTGACGCACCTGCGCACCAGCGACTTCGCCTTCGCCGACGAGCTGACGGTGACGGGCGCCCGGCGTGCCGCCAAGCGCGTCTTCGACATCCTCGTGGCCAGCACGCTGCTGCTGTGCGCGGCGCCCTTCCTGCTCATCGTCATGGCCGCCATCAAGCTCGACTCCAAGGGGCCGATCTTCTACCGGCAGGAGCGCACGGGCCTCAACGGCAAGTCCTACTGGCTGTGGAAGTTCCGCAGCATGCGCACCGACGCGGAGAAGAATGGCGCGGTGTGGGCGCGCACCAATGACGATCGCGTCACCCGCGTGGGCCGCTTCATCCGCAAGACGCGCATCGACGAGATTCCCCAGGTCTTCAACATCCTCACCGGCGACATGAGCTTCGTGGGCCCGCGGCCCGAGCGCCCGGTGTTCATCGAGCAACTCAAGCAGCAGATTCCCTTCTACTCGTTGCGCGAGGCCGTCAAGCCGGGCCTCACCGGGTGGGCGCAGATCCGCTACCCCTATGGGGCCTCGGTGGAGGACGCGCGCAACAAATTGGAATTCGATCTGTACTACGTGAAGAACGGCTCGCTTTTCCTGGACATGAGCATCATCTTCCACACCGTGAGGCACGTACTGCTCGCGCGAGGAGCGCGGTAG
- a CDS encoding GNAT family N-acetyltransferase encodes MEARQLTPEPRVVEVTDRAAFMALEQEWNALVQSTADEPFYRHEFFRIWIDDFAPEARLRVLTLRDEEGRLTAVLPLMAERASLYGVPARQLSATANPHSCRFDLVAREPAEAAAAFFAHLRADKSWDVLRLTDVPEGGAGWHLYEAAKGAGLPVGTWESLQSPYIPLPATWEEYQARLSSKFKANCRRRRRKLEEKGRVTVERVEGGLGLEAKLEEGFALEASGWKGERGTAMAQDGRTRGFYSELARTAAYDGRLALYYLRLDGRAVAFQYSLEYGGRYFLLKPGYDETLGDCSPGQLLMEEVLRECIARGQREFDFLGPDMGWKRDWTDQVRRHTWLYVFNDSAFGRALCAAKFRWAPAAREVMARWKR; translated from the coding sequence ATGGAAGCCAGACAGCTCACTCCCGAGCCCCGCGTTGTCGAGGTGACGGATCGCGCCGCCTTCATGGCGCTGGAGCAGGAGTGGAACGCGCTCGTGCAGTCCACGGCCGACGAGCCTTTCTATCGGCACGAGTTCTTCCGCATCTGGATCGACGACTTCGCCCCCGAGGCCCGCCTGCGTGTGCTCACGCTGCGTGACGAGGAGGGGCGGCTCACGGCGGTGCTGCCGTTGATGGCCGAGCGCGCCTCCTTGTACGGGGTGCCAGCCCGGCAGCTCTCCGCCACGGCCAACCCGCACTCGTGCCGGTTCGACCTGGTGGCCCGCGAGCCCGCCGAGGCCGCCGCCGCTTTCTTCGCCCACCTGCGGGCGGACAAGAGCTGGGACGTGCTGCGGCTCACCGACGTGCCCGAGGGGGGCGCGGGCTGGCACCTGTACGAGGCGGCCAAGGGGGCGGGGCTGCCCGTGGGGACGTGGGAGTCCCTGCAGTCGCCCTACATCCCGCTGCCGGCCACGTGGGAGGAGTACCAGGCGCGCCTGTCGTCCAAGTTCAAGGCCAACTGCCGCCGCCGGCGCCGCAAGCTGGAGGAGAAGGGCCGCGTCACGGTGGAGCGCGTGGAAGGCGGGCTCGGCCTGGAGGCGAAGCTGGAGGAGGGCTTCGCGCTGGAGGCGAGCGGCTGGAAGGGCGAGCGCGGCACCGCCATGGCGCAGGACGGGCGCACGCGGGGCTTCTACTCGGAGCTGGCGCGCACCGCGGCGTATGACGGCCGGCTGGCGCTGTACTACCTGCGGCTGGACGGGCGCGCGGTCGCCTTCCAGTACTCGCTGGAGTACGGCGGGCGCTACTTCCTGCTCAAGCCCGGCTACGACGAGACGCTGGGGGATTGCAGCCCGGGCCAGCTCCTCATGGAGGAGGTGCTGCGCGAGTGCATCGCCCGCGGCCAGCGCGAGTTCGACTTCCTCGGGCCGGACATGGGGTGGAAGCGCGACTGGACGGACCAGGTGCGCCGGCACACCTGGCTCTACGTTTTCAATGACTCGGCTTTCGGCCGCGCGTTGTGCGCGGCCAAGTTCCGCTGGGCCCCCGCGGCCCGGGAGGTGATGGCGCGATGGAAGCGGTGA